The proteins below are encoded in one region of Fibrella aestuarina BUZ 2:
- a CDS encoding alpha/beta hydrolase yields the protein MKVAIIFLAMVLAAFTTNVSPGPATPSTPAADRFTKVSDVVWASPKGFDLTMDIYTPNTGKKSYPVVVIFHGGGWLINTKSIMNEMATYLANKSEYVVCNVNYRLLGDQGNTVTMNQIVEDAFGAVLWVKDNIAKYKGDAGKITVTGDSAGGHLATMVVVQGQNLESDGFAGNTLGFRPTYLPAGKTAEQVAAANGLAVQAGLISYGAFDLYASALGGFEKESNIFWGMGKAKARGIFGEGITPAANPAPYKQVSPIYVVPKAGERNLPPLFFSVGSKDDLTTPKSVEAFIGKLKEAGHTNLEYWVYEDRPHAFLDSGSNPYLKTSFQHDAPEALDRMIAFLNKVFY from the coding sequence ATGAAAGTCGCGATTATCTTCCTGGCTATGGTGCTGGCTGCGTTCACAACGAACGTGTCACCGGGTCCTGCAACGCCGTCAACCCCCGCCGCCGATCGCTTTACCAAAGTGAGCGACGTTGTCTGGGCATCACCGAAGGGGTTTGACCTGACGATGGATATTTACACGCCCAACACGGGCAAGAAGAGCTACCCGGTCGTGGTGATTTTCCACGGCGGCGGCTGGCTCATCAACACCAAAAGCATCATGAACGAGATGGCAACATACCTGGCCAATAAGTCGGAGTACGTCGTCTGTAACGTCAATTACCGGCTGCTGGGCGATCAGGGCAACACCGTGACGATGAACCAGATCGTGGAGGATGCCTTTGGCGCGGTACTATGGGTGAAAGACAACATTGCTAAGTACAAAGGCGACGCGGGTAAGATCACCGTGACGGGCGACAGCGCGGGCGGGCATCTGGCTACGATGGTGGTGGTGCAGGGGCAAAACCTGGAGTCGGATGGCTTTGCGGGAAATACGCTGGGCTTCAGACCAACGTACCTGCCCGCCGGAAAAACAGCCGAGCAGGTGGCGGCCGCCAACGGACTGGCGGTGCAGGCTGGGCTGATCAGCTACGGGGCGTTTGATCTCTACGCCAGCGCGCTGGGTGGTTTTGAGAAGGAGAGCAACATCTTCTGGGGGATGGGCAAAGCCAAAGCGCGGGGTATCTTCGGAGAAGGCATCACGCCCGCCGCCAACCCGGCTCCCTACAAGCAGGTGTCACCGATCTACGTGGTGCCCAAAGCGGGCGAGCGTAACCTGCCGCCGCTGTTCTTTTCGGTGGGTTCAAAAGACGACCTGACCACGCCCAAGTCGGTCGAGGCGTTTATCGGTAAACTGAAGGAAGCCGGACACACCAACCTCGAGTACTGGGTGTACGAAGACCGACCGCATGCGTTTCTGGACTCGGGCTCAAATCCGTATCTGAAAACGAGCTTCCAGCACGATGCGCCCGAAGCTCTCGACCGGATGATCGCCTTCCTGAATAAGGTGTTCTATTGA
- a CDS encoding AtuA-related protein — protein sequence MKTKLYELAHSRAGDKGNTLTLSLIPYRAEDYPLLREQVTAEAVKQHLQAIVAGDVIRYELPNLPALTFVCQQALLGGVTTSLAMDTHGKSLSYALLELEIHTTS from the coding sequence ATGAAAACAAAACTCTATGAACTGGCTCACAGCCGGGCGGGTGACAAGGGCAACACCCTGACGCTCTCGCTGATTCCGTACCGTGCCGAAGACTACCCGCTTCTGCGCGAGCAGGTGACTGCCGAGGCCGTCAAACAGCATTTGCAGGCCATTGTAGCAGGCGATGTGATCCGCTACGAATTGCCGAATCTGCCCGCGCTTACGTTTGTCTGTCAGCAGGCGCTGCTGGGCGGGGTTACTACGTCACTGGCGATGGACACCCACGGCAAAAGCCTGAGTTATGCGTTGCTGGAACTGGAAATTCATACAACTTCGTAG
- the ftsH gene encoding ATP-dependent zinc metalloprotease FtsH: MSDNNTNRNLPRVPRKPNFQGWIVVLLISAILGIAFMSKSTSVRQTSPKQFERMVKNRDVEKVIIVNDKIAEVTLREEALKKPEYRALNSEKPYFGANDRGPHYTFEVPSAESFKKDLERLEQGVPEDQRIDDRYESRADWAGSLATYGLIIIMILAMYFILGRMSGTGGPGGQIFNIGKSRAALFDAENRVKITFNDVAGLDEAKEEIKEIVDYLKNPSKFTKLGAKIPKGALLIGPPGTGKTLLAKAVAGEAGVPFFSLSGSDFVEMFVGVGAARVRDLFKQAKEKAPCIIFIDEIDAVGRSRGRGSMPGANDERENTLNSLLVEMDGFATDSGIIILAATNRPDVLDPALQRPGRFDRQISIDKPDIIGREAIFKVHLKPLKLSADVEPKDLAAQTPGFAGAEIANVCNEAALIAARRDKESIDMIDFQDAMDRVIGGLEKKNKLISPEEKEIVAYHEAGHAVAGWYLEHADPLVKVTIVPRGVAALGYAQYLPREQYLYRTEQLMDEMCMALGGRAAEDIVFGKVSTGALSDLERITKLAYSMVTMYGMNDKIGNVSFYDSKQSEYSFNKPYSEETARQIDDEVRKIVDVAYQRTTGMLADKREQLEIIAQELLKKEILYQNDLERLIGRRPFERDTAYQAYKKRGEEVKEEIGAEAKPAATEPLETQPFTSTPTPPASA, translated from the coding sequence ATGTCTGATAACAACACCAATAGAAATCTGCCCCGAGTTCCGCGTAAGCCGAATTTTCAGGGTTGGATTGTGGTACTGCTGATCTCCGCCATCCTCGGTATCGCCTTCATGAGTAAAAGCACGTCGGTTCGACAGACCTCGCCTAAGCAGTTTGAGCGCATGGTGAAGAATCGCGATGTTGAAAAAGTCATCATCGTTAATGACAAAATTGCCGAAGTAACCCTGCGCGAAGAGGCCCTCAAAAAGCCCGAATATCGCGCGCTGAATTCCGAGAAGCCCTACTTCGGGGCCAATGACCGGGGTCCGCACTATACCTTCGAAGTACCTTCGGCCGAATCGTTCAAGAAAGACCTCGAACGCCTCGAACAGGGCGTTCCCGAAGATCAGCGAATCGATGACCGCTACGAAAGCCGGGCCGACTGGGCCGGTTCACTGGCGACCTACGGCCTGATCATCATCATGATTCTGGCGATGTACTTCATTCTGGGCCGGATGTCGGGCACGGGTGGCCCGGGGGGGCAGATTTTCAACATCGGTAAATCGCGCGCGGCGTTGTTCGATGCCGAAAACCGGGTGAAGATTACCTTCAACGACGTGGCCGGCCTCGACGAAGCCAAGGAAGAGATCAAAGAGATTGTCGACTACCTGAAAAACCCGTCGAAGTTCACCAAGCTGGGTGCCAAAATCCCGAAGGGTGCCCTGCTGATTGGCCCTCCGGGTACGGGTAAGACGCTGTTGGCCAAAGCCGTGGCCGGTGAAGCCGGGGTGCCGTTCTTCTCACTGTCGGGTTCCGATTTTGTGGAGATGTTTGTGGGGGTTGGTGCCGCTCGGGTACGTGATCTGTTCAAACAGGCTAAAGAAAAAGCGCCCTGTATCATCTTCATTGACGAGATCGACGCCGTAGGTCGCTCGCGGGGACGGGGTTCAATGCCTGGTGCCAACGACGAACGCGAGAACACGCTGAACTCCCTGCTGGTTGAAATGGATGGGTTTGCTACCGACTCGGGTATCATCATCCTGGCCGCCACCAACCGCCCTGATGTACTCGACCCCGCCCTGCAACGTCCCGGCCGTTTCGACCGTCAGATCAGCATCGATAAACCCGATATCATTGGCCGGGAAGCGATCTTTAAGGTACACCTGAAACCGCTGAAACTTTCAGCAGACGTAGAGCCGAAAGATCTGGCCGCGCAGACGCCTGGTTTTGCCGGTGCCGAAATCGCCAACGTCTGTAACGAAGCCGCCCTGATTGCCGCCCGTCGTGACAAAGAGTCGATTGACATGATTGACTTCCAGGATGCGATGGACCGGGTGATCGGTGGTCTGGAGAAGAAGAACAAACTCATTTCGCCTGAAGAGAAAGAGATCGTGGCCTACCACGAGGCTGGTCACGCGGTAGCGGGCTGGTACCTCGAACACGCCGATCCGCTCGTGAAAGTGACGATTGTACCGCGTGGGGTTGCGGCGCTGGGTTACGCTCAGTATCTGCCCCGTGAGCAGTACCTCTACCGCACCGAGCAACTGATGGACGAAATGTGCATGGCTCTAGGTGGCCGGGCCGCCGAAGACATCGTGTTTGGTAAGGTATCGACCGGCGCGCTGAGCGATCTGGAACGGATTACCAAACTGGCCTACAGCATGGTGACGATGTATGGCATGAATGACAAAATCGGCAACGTATCGTTTTACGATTCGAAACAGTCGGAGTATTCGTTCAACAAGCCTTATTCGGAAGAAACGGCCCGTCAGATCGACGACGAAGTTCGGAAGATCGTTGATGTTGCTTACCAGCGCACAACCGGCATGCTGGCCGACAAGCGCGAGCAACTCGAGATTATCGCTCAGGAATTGCTGAAAAAGGAAATTCTGTACCAAAACGATCTGGAACGGCTGATTGGCCGTCGGCCGTTCGAGCGCGACACGGCTTACCAGGCGTACAAAAAACGTGGCGAGGAAGTAAAGGAGGAGATTGGAGCTGAAGCCAAGCCGGCCGCTACGGAGCCGCTGGAGACGCAACCTTTTACGTCGACTCCGACGCCGCCTGCATCAGCTTAG
- a CDS encoding sialate O-acetylesterase produces the protein MPKSPLLLLAFLAGISQLFAQSPASAPAQPIPAKLHLYLLAGQSNMAGRGAPAETDKQPNPHILMLNQANQWVVATEPLHFDKPSVVGVGPGLAFARAMLAADTTAYIGLIPVAVGGSAIDSWQPGGYHDQTKSYPYDDALRRAKIALPSGTLRGILWHQGESDSKPELVAGYDQKLITLINRFRQELAAPNVPVVVGTLGDFYVRQNPAAAQINAQLRNLPTRLPVVACIEATGLTDKGDQTHFDTPSARELGRRYAEAMRKLQAKK, from the coding sequence ATGCCTAAATCCCCACTGCTATTGCTGGCTTTTCTGGCTGGAATAAGCCAGCTTTTTGCGCAGTCTCCAGCGAGTGCTCCGGCGCAACCAATACCGGCTAAACTTCACCTGTATTTGCTGGCCGGTCAGTCGAACATGGCTGGGCGGGGTGCGCCAGCCGAAACGGATAAACAGCCCAATCCCCACATCCTGATGCTGAACCAGGCCAACCAATGGGTAGTGGCCACCGAGCCACTCCATTTTGATAAGCCCAGTGTGGTTGGGGTTGGGCCGGGGCTGGCCTTTGCCCGCGCCATGCTTGCCGCCGATACTACGGCCTATATTGGCCTGATCCCGGTTGCGGTTGGCGGATCGGCGATCGACAGCTGGCAGCCCGGCGGCTATCATGATCAAACCAAAAGCTACCCGTACGATGATGCGCTCCGGCGGGCCAAAATAGCCCTGCCAAGCGGTACGTTGCGGGGCATTCTCTGGCATCAGGGCGAAAGTGACAGCAAACCTGAACTCGTGGCTGGCTATGACCAAAAGCTGATTACGCTCATCAATCGGTTCCGTCAGGAACTTGCCGCCCCCAACGTACCGGTTGTGGTGGGTACGTTAGGGGATTTTTACGTGCGGCAAAATCCCGCAGCCGCGCAGATCAACGCGCAGCTCCGTAACCTGCCCACCCGTCTACCGGTTGTCGCCTGCATCGAAGCCACCGGCCTGACCGATAAAGGCGATCAAACGCATTTCGACACCCCCTCGGCCCGCGAGTTGGGACGGCGCTATGCGGAGGCGATGCGCAAACTTCAGGCAAAAAAATAA
- a CDS encoding CitMHS family transporter — protein MLSLLGFATIALFLLLIITKRLSVVTALVLVPLVMGLLAGFGPNELGEMMLAGIKQVAPTGILLMFAVLYFATMLDAGLFDPIIAGIIRYVKGDPLKVIVGTALLTMIVHLDGDGTATFMIVLSAFVPIYRQLNINKRILPGIVALSVGPLHLVPWSGTSARAISTLKTDATQLFNPNIPAMLAGVGWVLAVAYWFGLKERKRLGVTELTYVHHDNLTDSQRALRRPKLFWINAVLTIGLIVTLMKGWVPTPALFVVAAAVALVLNYPRLADQQAVLRGHGNNIFMVSSMIFAAGVFSGILTGSKMIEAMATSLVSLIPQQHAAWLPTLTAITSMPASLLFTPDAYYFGVVPILSSTATQFGIDPLEIGRAALLGQMTVGFPVSPLTASTFLLVGLAEVDLGDHQKFTLKWAFGATLVMTLVALLTGSIHL, from the coding sequence ATGCTGTCACTGCTCGGCTTCGCGACCATCGCGCTGTTTCTATTGCTGATCATCACTAAGCGGCTGTCGGTGGTGACGGCGTTGGTGCTGGTGCCGCTGGTGATGGGGCTGCTGGCGGGTTTCGGTCCGAACGAGTTGGGTGAGATGATGCTGGCCGGGATCAAACAGGTAGCGCCCACGGGCATTCTGCTGATGTTTGCGGTGCTGTATTTCGCCACCATGCTCGACGCGGGCCTGTTCGACCCCATCATCGCGGGCATCATCCGCTACGTGAAGGGCGATCCGCTGAAAGTGATTGTGGGCACGGCGCTGCTGACGATGATCGTACACCTCGACGGTGACGGTACCGCGACGTTCATGATCGTGCTATCGGCGTTTGTTCCCATTTACCGGCAACTGAACATTAACAAGCGCATCTTGCCGGGCATTGTGGCGCTGAGCGTTGGGCCATTGCACCTGGTGCCCTGGTCAGGTACGTCGGCGCGGGCGATATCGACCCTGAAAACCGACGCCACGCAGTTGTTCAACCCGAATATACCCGCCATGCTGGCGGGTGTCGGCTGGGTGCTGGCTGTTGCCTATTGGTTTGGTCTGAAGGAGCGCAAACGGCTGGGCGTGACTGAGCTGACCTACGTACACCACGACAACCTGACGGATAGCCAACGGGCCTTGCGCCGCCCGAAACTGTTCTGGATCAACGCCGTTCTGACCATTGGCCTGATCGTTACGCTGATGAAGGGGTGGGTGCCCACTCCCGCGCTGTTCGTGGTGGCGGCAGCCGTGGCGCTGGTGCTCAACTACCCCCGGTTAGCCGATCAGCAGGCTGTGTTGCGGGGGCATGGCAACAACATTTTCATGGTGTCGAGCATGATATTCGCCGCGGGCGTTTTCTCGGGAATCCTGACCGGCTCCAAGATGATCGAGGCGATGGCTACGTCGCTGGTGTCGCTGATTCCCCAGCAGCACGCCGCTTGGCTGCCCACGCTCACGGCCATCACCAGTATGCCCGCCAGTTTGCTCTTTACGCCCGACGCCTACTATTTCGGGGTCGTGCCGATTCTGAGCAGCACGGCTACTCAGTTTGGTATCGATCCGCTCGAAATTGGCCGGGCGGCTTTGCTAGGGCAGATGACTGTGGGGTTCCCGGTTAGCCCACTAACGGCGTCGACGTTTTTGCTGGTTGGGTTGGCCGAGGTCGATCTGGGTGATCATCAGAAATTTACCCTGAAATGGGCTTTTGGTGCAACGCTGGTTATGACCTTGGTTGCGCTCTTAACGGGTTCCATTCACCTATGA
- a CDS encoding S9 family peptidase has protein sequence MFMQPDRLLNRSMRVVPLALVSCFLFGHLTGVAQDAPTYQTPPKALADLVTVPLTPSVSVSDKGSMMLILEQASAPGIAELAQPELKLAGLRLNPANNGPSRMRYVTGLKLKKLTAQTEVAVTGLPAQPLISYTQWSPDETKIAFANSTDSRIELYVVDVATAAATKVGNVALNATMGSPFRWLSDSKSLIVKAIPAGRGAAPEVSRVPAGPTIQANIGGKRGQAPTYQDLLKSASDERQFSYYTTAQVMRVALDGQSTPIGQPGIIASADPSPDGNYVMIETVHTPFSYLVPVYRFPLRTDIYATSGTLVKTINDGPLHESVPYSPDGAPAGPRDFNWRADAPASVYYTVAQDNGDPKVKADVRDKVFLLDAPFAGQPKEIYAAQYRFEGFEWGNETMALATEQWWQTRKALTKTVNPKTWQTVVLFDRSYEDRYGNPGQPDTRHNQYGRNVLNLLPNGEIMMVNGQGASPEGDRPFVSLLNLNTKQTRELWRSQAPYFERPVAILDAAKQVILTTRETPDENPNYFVRNLKARIAPVQVTQFAHPYPQLKGVQKQQLRYKRADGVDLTATLYLPVGYKKEQGPLPTFLWAYPAEFKSKDAAGQVSGSPYQFNRISYWGAAAFVTMGYAILDNASIPIVGEGDKEPNDTYVEQLVSSAKAAIDEGVRLGVVDSTRVGVGGHSYGAFMTANLLTYSKLFRAGIARSGAYNRTLTPFGFQNEQRTYWQAPDVYNKMSPFMNADKVKTPILLVHGEADNNTGTFPIQSERYYNALKSFGVTTKFVLLPYESHGYTAKESLLHMLAEMNTWLDTYVKNPKPGAVANQADKSGSGR, from the coding sequence ATGTTTATGCAACCTGACCGTTTGCTGAATCGCTCGATGCGCGTGGTTCCGCTCGCCCTCGTCTCCTGCTTTCTGTTTGGCCACTTAACCGGCGTAGCGCAGGATGCCCCCACGTACCAGACACCACCCAAAGCGCTGGCCGATCTCGTCACCGTGCCGCTTACGCCTTCGGTCAGTGTGTCAGACAAGGGTAGTATGATGCTGATTCTGGAACAGGCTTCAGCACCCGGCATTGCCGAACTGGCGCAACCCGAACTGAAACTGGCAGGTCTGCGGCTCAACCCCGCCAACAATGGCCCGAGCCGGATGCGCTACGTAACGGGCCTGAAGCTGAAAAAGCTGACGGCGCAAACCGAAGTAGCCGTAACGGGCCTGCCCGCCCAACCGCTGATCAGCTACACGCAATGGTCGCCCGACGAAACCAAGATCGCCTTTGCCAACTCGACCGATAGCCGGATTGAGCTGTACGTAGTCGACGTGGCAACGGCGGCAGCCACCAAAGTGGGTAACGTCGCGCTGAACGCCACCATGGGTAGCCCGTTTCGGTGGTTGTCAGACAGTAAGAGCCTGATCGTGAAAGCAATTCCGGCCGGTCGGGGTGCGGCGCCCGAGGTTAGCCGCGTTCCCGCAGGTCCGACCATTCAGGCCAACATTGGGGGCAAACGGGGGCAGGCGCCCACGTACCAGGATTTGTTGAAGAGTGCTTCCGACGAACGCCAGTTTTCGTACTACACCACCGCACAGGTAATGCGGGTAGCATTGGATGGACAAAGCACACCCATCGGGCAACCCGGTATCATCGCCTCGGCCGATCCGTCGCCAGATGGCAACTACGTGATGATCGAAACGGTGCATACGCCGTTCTCGTATTTGGTGCCGGTGTATCGGTTCCCGCTGCGCACCGACATTTACGCCACTTCAGGTACGTTGGTGAAAACCATCAACGACGGCCCCTTGCATGAGAGCGTGCCCTATAGCCCCGATGGCGCGCCGGCCGGTCCGCGCGATTTCAACTGGCGGGCCGATGCCCCGGCTTCGGTCTATTACACGGTAGCGCAGGACAACGGCGACCCGAAAGTGAAAGCTGATGTGCGCGATAAGGTGTTCCTGCTGGATGCGCCTTTCGCTGGTCAGCCCAAAGAAATCTACGCGGCGCAGTACCGCTTCGAAGGCTTCGAGTGGGGGAACGAAACGATGGCGCTGGCAACCGAGCAGTGGTGGCAGACCCGTAAAGCCCTTACCAAAACGGTGAATCCCAAAACGTGGCAGACGGTGGTGCTGTTCGACCGGTCGTACGAAGATCGATACGGCAACCCTGGTCAGCCCGATACCCGGCACAACCAGTATGGCCGCAACGTGCTAAACCTGCTGCCAAATGGGGAGATTATGATGGTGAACGGGCAGGGTGCCTCGCCCGAAGGCGACCGGCCGTTTGTGAGCCTGCTCAACCTAAACACCAAGCAAACGCGTGAACTGTGGCGGTCGCAGGCCCCGTATTTCGAGCGCCCCGTTGCCATTCTTGATGCCGCCAAGCAGGTAATCCTGACCACGCGCGAAACACCCGACGAGAACCCGAATTACTTCGTGCGTAACCTCAAAGCGCGTATTGCGCCAGTGCAGGTGACTCAGTTTGCGCACCCATATCCGCAACTTAAAGGCGTTCAGAAACAGCAACTTCGCTATAAGCGTGCCGACGGTGTCGACCTGACGGCGACGCTCTACCTGCCCGTAGGTTACAAGAAAGAGCAAGGGCCGCTGCCGACGTTTTTGTGGGCGTATCCGGCCGAATTCAAAAGCAAAGATGCTGCCGGGCAGGTGTCGGGTTCGCCTTACCAGTTTAACCGCATCAGCTACTGGGGCGCGGCCGCGTTCGTGACGATGGGCTACGCCATTCTCGACAACGCCAGTATCCCGATCGTGGGCGAAGGCGATAAGGAACCCAACGACACCTACGTGGAGCAACTGGTGAGCAGTGCCAAAGCCGCCATCGATGAGGGTGTTCGGCTGGGCGTGGTCGACTCGACCCGCGTGGGCGTGGGTGGCCACTCATATGGCGCGTTTATGACGGCTAACCTGCTGACGTACAGCAAATTATTCCGGGCGGGGATTGCGCGCAGTGGGGCCTACAACCGCACGCTGACGCCCTTCGGTTTCCAGAACGAGCAACGTACCTACTGGCAGGCCCCCGATGTCTACAACAAGATGTCGCCGTTTATGAATGCCGACAAGGTGAAGACGCCTATCCTGCTCGTGCACGGCGAGGCTGATAACAACACCGGTACGTTCCCGATTCAGTCGGAGCGGTATTACAACGCGTTGAAGAGTTTTGGGGTAACGACCAAATTCGTGCTGCTGCCCTACGAAAGCCACGGCTACACGGCCAAAGAATCGCTGTTGCACATGCTCGCCGAAATGAACACCTGGCTGGATACCTACGTTAAAAACCCCAAACCAGGCGCCGTCGCCAATCAGGCCGACAAGTCAGGAAGCGGCCGATGA
- the rsfS gene encoding ribosome silencing factor, which yields MIQNTVLAKQPELTTQQLRDLIVKGMQEKKAQDIVVMDLRRVKNAITDYFIICSGSSDTQIDAIAGSIEEEILKVSRTFPFNREGKANREWILLDYVDVVAHVFKKERRAFYDLEQLWGDAEIEYIADDDIVPAIQRVG from the coding sequence ATGATTCAAAACACTGTTTTAGCCAAACAACCCGAACTAACTACTCAGCAACTTCGCGATCTGATCGTAAAAGGTATGCAGGAGAAAAAGGCGCAGGACATCGTCGTGATGGACCTTCGCCGTGTCAAAAACGCCATTACCGACTATTTCATCATTTGCTCGGGTAGCTCTGATACCCAGATTGACGCCATCGCTGGCTCGATCGAAGAAGAGATTTTGAAAGTAAGCCGGACGTTCCCGTTCAACCGCGAAGGCAAAGCCAACCGCGAGTGGATTCTGCTCGATTACGTCGACGTAGTCGCGCACGTATTCAAGAAAGAACGCCGGGCATTTTACGATCTGGAGCAGCTTTGGGGTGATGCTGAGATCGAATACATTGCCGACGACGACATTGTTCCTGCCATCCAACGGGTTGGTTGA
- a CDS encoding acyclic terpene utilization AtuA family protein has translation MKTTVRIGCGAGFSGDRLDPAVVLVEQGGLDYLVLECLAERTIALAQKRKRQNPALGYDPLLERRIESLLPLLLDKNVRLITNMGAANPLAAGERIGEIARRLNRSVTVAVVQGDDVLHQLTGDEPSLETGLPLRQSGTLLSANAYLGSDAILPALATGAHVIITGRVADPSLFVAPLAHAFGWSLDDSRLMGQATVIGHLLECAGQLTGGYFADPGRKDVPDLAHLGHPFADVQADGTATFGKVAGTGGLLTTATASEQLLYEVMDPRRYMTPDVIADFTQVRLEQAGINQVRAIGGQGEARPDTLKVSVGYDAGYVGEGEIAYAGANALARAELAGRLVQARLQDRFGDLRVDYIGSTSVHRTNFGQAPEPYEIRLRVAGKASTAAEAALVGEEVEALYTNGPAGGGGARKYVHEVVGIVSMLLPRHRVTPTVTLLTV, from the coding sequence ATGAAAACAACGGTTCGCATTGGCTGCGGGGCCGGCTTCTCTGGTGACCGGCTCGACCCGGCGGTCGTGCTGGTTGAGCAGGGCGGGCTGGATTATCTGGTGCTGGAATGCCTCGCCGAACGGACGATTGCCCTTGCCCAGAAACGCAAACGGCAAAATCCGGCGCTGGGGTATGATCCGCTGCTGGAACGCCGGATCGAAAGCCTGCTCCCGCTGCTGCTGGACAAAAACGTTCGGTTGATTACCAACATGGGGGCGGCCAATCCGCTGGCGGCGGGCGAGAGGATCGGCGAGATAGCCCGGCGTTTGAATCGCTCCGTAACGGTGGCGGTGGTGCAGGGTGACGATGTGCTGCATCAGTTAACGGGCGATGAACCGAGCCTGGAAACGGGCCTCCCGCTACGCCAGTCAGGTACGTTGCTGTCTGCGAACGCCTACCTGGGCAGCGACGCTATCCTGCCCGCGCTGGCTACCGGAGCACACGTCATCATTACGGGCCGCGTAGCCGATCCGTCGTTGTTCGTCGCCCCACTGGCCCACGCGTTTGGCTGGTCGCTGGACGACTCCCGGCTGATGGGGCAGGCAACCGTGATCGGGCATTTGCTCGAATGTGCCGGTCAACTGACGGGTGGCTACTTCGCCGACCCCGGGCGCAAAGACGTACCGGATCTGGCGCACCTGGGCCACCCGTTTGCGGATGTGCAGGCCGACGGTACGGCTACGTTTGGCAAGGTGGCCGGAACGGGTGGCCTGCTCACCACCGCCACCGCCAGCGAGCAACTGCTTTATGAAGTGATGGACCCCCGCCGCTACATGACCCCCGACGTGATCGCCGATTTCACGCAGGTACGTCTCGAACAGGCAGGCATCAATCAGGTACGGGCTATCGGTGGACAGGGCGAAGCAAGACCCGACACGCTGAAAGTCAGCGTGGGCTATGATGCCGGGTACGTTGGGGAAGGCGAAATTGCTTACGCTGGCGCCAACGCACTGGCCCGCGCCGAACTGGCCGGCCGCCTGGTGCAGGCGCGCCTGCAGGATCGGTTTGGCGACCTACGCGTCGATTACATCGGCAGTACCTCGGTCCATCGCACGAACTTTGGTCAGGCTCCCGAGCCCTACGAAATCCGCTTGCGTGTAGCGGGCAAGGCAAGTACGGCCGCTGAGGCAGCGTTGGTCGGCGAGGAGGTCGAGGCGCTGTATACCAACGGCCCCGCTGGCGGCGGTGGAGCCCGAAAGTACGTGCACGAAGTGGTGGGGATCGTTTCGATGCTCTTGCCACGTCATCGGGTTACACCGACGGTCACCTTGCTAACGGTATGA